A single genomic interval of Spinacia oleracea cultivar Varoflay chromosome 6, BTI_SOV_V1, whole genome shotgun sequence harbors:
- the LOC130464089 gene encoding uncharacterized protein isoform X2: MWSAYQVKPLYTLSWNRHNIQTSQVMIDNNISKLEKNYETKIRSLRVENKKKLQDLQDENDKRLHSLQEENEKLQGLRGVNENEKKLQDLLHKNEEKLQDFRVENKKLQSLREENREKIQGLTDENNKLQALRDENENKLQGLREDNMRLQTLRVEAEKKLQGALVEKDMLQRKLDNGQTSPSLPPPPPGPPPPPPQKGRYSFRTEEYENILRYCRPSKPDQFIFEIQSLTNLKKSIKDAECHEFESPEFNVGGHK; encoded by the exons ATGTGGTCAGCCTACCAG GTGAAGCCTTTGTACACATTGAGCTGGAACCGCCACAATATTCAAACAAGCCAGGTCATGATAGATAACAATATTAGTAAACTTGAAAAAAACTACGAGACAAAGATACGAAGTTTACGAGTTGAGAATAAGAAGAAGCTACAAGATTTGCAAGATGAGAATGACAAAAGGTTGCATAGTTTGCAAGAAGAGAATGAGAAGCTACAGGGTTTGCGAGGTGTGAATGAGAATGAGAAAAAGTTGCAGGATTTGCTACATAAGAATGAGGAAAAGCTACAGGATTTCCGAGTTGAGAATAAGAAGCTGCAGAGTTTGCGAGAAGAGAACAGGGAAAAAATACAGGGTTTGACAGATGAGAATAACAAGTTGCAAGCTTTGCGAGATGAGAATGAAAATAAGCTGCAAGGTTTGCGAGAAGATAATATGAGACTTCAGACTTTGCGAGTTGAAGCAGAGAAGAAACTGCAAGGTGCGCTAGTGGAGAAAGATATGCTACAACGTAAACTAGATAATGGTCAAACTTCACCGTCACTCCCACCCCCACCACCAGGTCCACCACCGCCACCCCCACAGAAAG GGCGGTACTCGTTCAGAACGGAAGAATACGAAAATATACTTAGATATTGCCGACCTTCAAAGCCTGATcagtttattttcgaaattcaatcattaacaaatttgaaaaaatcgattaAAGATGCTGAATGCCACGAATTTGAATCCCCGGAATTTAACGTTGGTGGCCATAAGTG A
- the LOC130464089 gene encoding uncharacterized protein isoform X1 has protein sequence MWSAYQVKPLYTLSWNRHNIQTSQVMIDNNISKLEKNYETKIRSLRVENKKKLQDLQDENDKRLHSLQEENEKLQGLRGVNENEKKLQDLLHKNEEKLQDFRVENKKLQSLREENREKIQGLTDENNKLQALRDENENKLQGLREDNMRLQTLRVEAEKKLQGALVEKDMLQRKLDNGQTSPSLPPPPPGPPPPPPQKGRYSFRTEEYENILRYCRPSKPDQFIFEIQSLTNLKKSIKDAECHEFESPEFNVGGHK, from the exons ATGTGGTCAGCCTACCAG GTGAAGCCTTTGTACACATTGAGCTGGAACCGCCACAATATTCAAACAAGCCAGGTCATGATAGATAACAATATTAGTAAACTTGAAAAAAACTACGAGACAAAGATACGAAGTTTACGAGTTGAGAATAAGAAGAAGCTACAAGATTTGCAAGATGAGAATGACAAAAGGTTGCATAGTTTGCAAGAAGAGAATGAGAAGCTACAGGGTTTGCGAGGTGTGAATGAGAATGAGAAAAAGTTGCAGGATTTGCTACATAAGAATGAGGAAAAGCTACAGGATTTCCGAGTTGAGAATAAGAAGCTGCAGAGTTTGCGAGAAGAGAACAGGGAAAAAATACAGGGTTTGACAGATGAGAATAACAAGTTGCAAGCTTTGCGAGATGAGAATGAAAATAAGCTGCAAGGTTTGCGAGAAGATAATATGAGACTTCAGACTTTGCGAGTTGAAGCAGAGAAGAAACTGCAAGGTGCGCTAGTGGAGAAAGATATGCTACAACGTAAACTAGATAATGGTCAAACTTCACCGTCACTCCCACCCCCACCACCAGGTCCACCACCGCCACCCCCACAGAAAG GGCGGTACTCGTTCAGAACGGAAGAATACGAAAATATACTTAGATATTGCCGACCTTCAAAGCCTGATcagtttattttcgaaattcaatcattaacaaatttgaaaaaatcgattaAAGATGCTGAATGCCACGAATTTGAATCCCCGGAATTTAACGTTGGTGGCCATAAGTG a